Proteins encoded together in one Pelodiscus sinensis isolate JC-2024 chromosome 33, ASM4963464v1, whole genome shotgun sequence window:
- the LOC102463097 gene encoding butyrophilin subfamily 3 member A3-like isoform X1, whose protein sequence is MDSLFQWTRAMLILTFLKTPCLIRGEYRIVPHESSVIGFIGEDVILPCQMIAANIPEDINVQWRLVTPQENRDVSSYNRANKEEKQDVRYQGRTEFFHHGMSTGNMSLKLKNVQSSDSGNYVCRVVSENWYDETEMEMQVTARGGESSIFLEHYTGQGINLACRTEGWFPEPQVLWLASEGENRTEKMTTIYRKTPAGTYNIESSIHIEPGSNNEVSCKIINNVLNTSSESRVLISDAFFPTTSPWMTVFLIILFLSIAIIMAVGYKLKKNNDTTSHSVNEKKKMEEEKERLLNALETNKRIDAIAIQDIQENIGQLLAELDFRRAQSYAVSITLDPGCKHPELRLSEDQRRVWHEAESPEPAAASRALLVVGREGFAAGRQYWEVEVGYKVDWELGVLSQAVRETVKREKPATLPGEGCWSLRRSQGDLFSSPENKKIKKYDAPYAVIGVFLDQEEGRITFYEAGVMLYIVTIPAELSEKCLYYPFLSAGNSTGEQRPLTILPVRLPVPLQPLRKEK, encoded by the exons ATGGATTCCTTGTTCCAGTGGACGAGAGCAATGCTAATACTGACTTTCCTAAAGACGCCCTGCTTAATAAGAG GTGAATATAGAATTGTTCCTCATGAGTCTTCAGTGATTGGGTTCATTGGAGAAGATGTTATCCTGCCCTGCCAGATGATAGCTGCAAATATCCCTGAGGACATCAATGTGCAGTGGAGACTGGTTACACCCCAGGAAAATAGAGATGTGAGCTCCTACAACAGAGCAAACAAAGAAGAAAAGCAGGATGTGAGATACCAGGGTCGCACAGAGTTTTTTCACCATGGAATGAGCACGGGAAACATGTCTCTAAAGCTGAAGAATGTGCAGTCCTCTGACTCAGGGAATTACGTGTGCCGAGTGGTTTCTGAGAACTGGTATGATGAGACGGAGATGGAAATGCAGGTAACAG CTAGGGGTGGTGAATCTTCTATTTTCCTGGAGCACTATACAGGCCAGGGGATCAATCTTGCCTGCAGGACTGAGGGATGGTTCCCAGAGCCCCAGGTGCTCTGGCTAGCCAGTGAAGGAGAAAACCGAACAGAAAAGATGACCACCATCTATAGAAAGACACCTGCTGGTACCTACAACATTGAAAGCTCCATTCACATAGAACCAGGGTCAAATAATGAAGTTTCCTGCAAAATAATCAACAATGTGCTAAATACATCCAGTGAATCCAGAGTCCTGATTTCAG ATGCTTTCTTCCCTACCACGTCCCCTTGGATGACTGTTTTCCTGATCATTTTATTTCTTAGCATAGCTATTATTATGGCTGTAGGATATAAATTGAAAA aaaataacgACACAACATCTCACTCAG taaatgaaaagaaaaagatggAAGAAG aaaaagaacgTCTGCTCAATGCACTAG agacaaacaaaaggaTAGATGCAATAG CAATTCAAGACATACAAGAAAACATTG GCCAACTCTTAGCAGAGCTGG ATTTCAGAAGAGCTCAGAGCTATGCAG TTTCCATCACTCTGGACCCGGGTTGCAAACACCCAGAGCTCAGACTGTCGGAGGATCAGAGACGAGTCTGGCATGAAGCTGAATCTCCAGAGCCGGCTGCAGCCTCCAGGGCCCTGctagtggtggggagggaggggtttgcAGCTGGCAGGCagtactgggaggtggaggtggggtacAAAGTGGACTGGGAGCTGGGGGTGCTGAGTCAGGCTGTGAGGGAGACAGTGAAAAGAGAGAAGCCAGCGACACTGCCTGGGGAGGGATGCTGGTCTCTGCGGAGATCCCAGGGAGACCTTTTTTCAAGCCcagaaaataaaaagataaaaaagTACGATGCACCCTATGCAGTGATTGGGGTATTTCTGGATCAGGAAGAAGGAAGAATCACATTTTATGAGGCAGGGGTGATGTTATACATTGTAACTATCCCTGCAGAATTATCTGAGAAATGTTTGTATTACCCATTCCTCAGTGCTGGGAACAGCACAGGAGAGCAGAGACCGCTCACAATCCTCCCTGTCAGACTCCCTGTCCCTTTACAGCCTCTGAGAAAGGAAAAATGA
- the LOC102463097 gene encoding butyrophilin subfamily 3 member A3-like isoform X2 encodes MDSLFQWTRAMLILTFLKTPCLIRGEYRIVPHESSVIGFIGEDVILPCQMIAANIPEDINVQWRLVTPQENRDVSSYNRANKEEKQDVRYQGRTEFFHHGMSTGNMSLKLKNVQSSDSGNYVCRVVSENWYDETEMEMQVTARGGESSIFLEHYTGQGINLACRTEGWFPEPQVLWLASEGENRTEKMTTIYRKTPAGTYNIESSIHIEPGSNNEVSCKIINNVLNTSSESRVLISDAFFPTTSPWMTVFLIILFLSIAIIMAVGYKLKKNNDTTSHSEKERLLNALETNKRIDAIAIQDIQENIGQLLAELDFRRAQSYAVSITLDPGCKHPELRLSEDQRRVWHEAESPEPAAASRALLVVGREGFAAGRQYWEVEVGYKVDWELGVLSQAVRETVKREKPATLPGEGCWSLRRSQGDLFSSPENKKIKKYDAPYAVIGVFLDQEEGRITFYEAGVMLYIVTIPAELSEKCLYYPFLSAGNSTGEQRPLTILPVRLPVPLQPLRKEK; translated from the exons ATGGATTCCTTGTTCCAGTGGACGAGAGCAATGCTAATACTGACTTTCCTAAAGACGCCCTGCTTAATAAGAG GTGAATATAGAATTGTTCCTCATGAGTCTTCAGTGATTGGGTTCATTGGAGAAGATGTTATCCTGCCCTGCCAGATGATAGCTGCAAATATCCCTGAGGACATCAATGTGCAGTGGAGACTGGTTACACCCCAGGAAAATAGAGATGTGAGCTCCTACAACAGAGCAAACAAAGAAGAAAAGCAGGATGTGAGATACCAGGGTCGCACAGAGTTTTTTCACCATGGAATGAGCACGGGAAACATGTCTCTAAAGCTGAAGAATGTGCAGTCCTCTGACTCAGGGAATTACGTGTGCCGAGTGGTTTCTGAGAACTGGTATGATGAGACGGAGATGGAAATGCAGGTAACAG CTAGGGGTGGTGAATCTTCTATTTTCCTGGAGCACTATACAGGCCAGGGGATCAATCTTGCCTGCAGGACTGAGGGATGGTTCCCAGAGCCCCAGGTGCTCTGGCTAGCCAGTGAAGGAGAAAACCGAACAGAAAAGATGACCACCATCTATAGAAAGACACCTGCTGGTACCTACAACATTGAAAGCTCCATTCACATAGAACCAGGGTCAAATAATGAAGTTTCCTGCAAAATAATCAACAATGTGCTAAATACATCCAGTGAATCCAGAGTCCTGATTTCAG ATGCTTTCTTCCCTACCACGTCCCCTTGGATGACTGTTTTCCTGATCATTTTATTTCTTAGCATAGCTATTATTATGGCTGTAGGATATAAATTGAAAA aaaataacgACACAACATCTCACTCAG aaaaagaacgTCTGCTCAATGCACTAG agacaaacaaaaggaTAGATGCAATAG CAATTCAAGACATACAAGAAAACATTG GCCAACTCTTAGCAGAGCTGG ATTTCAGAAGAGCTCAGAGCTATGCAG TTTCCATCACTCTGGACCCGGGTTGCAAACACCCAGAGCTCAGACTGTCGGAGGATCAGAGACGAGTCTGGCATGAAGCTGAATCTCCAGAGCCGGCTGCAGCCTCCAGGGCCCTGctagtggtggggagggaggggtttgcAGCTGGCAGGCagtactgggaggtggaggtggggtacAAAGTGGACTGGGAGCTGGGGGTGCTGAGTCAGGCTGTGAGGGAGACAGTGAAAAGAGAGAAGCCAGCGACACTGCCTGGGGAGGGATGCTGGTCTCTGCGGAGATCCCAGGGAGACCTTTTTTCAAGCCcagaaaataaaaagataaaaaagTACGATGCACCCTATGCAGTGATTGGGGTATTTCTGGATCAGGAAGAAGGAAGAATCACATTTTATGAGGCAGGGGTGATGTTATACATTGTAACTATCCCTGCAGAATTATCTGAGAAATGTTTGTATTACCCATTCCTCAGTGCTGGGAACAGCACAGGAGAGCAGAGACCGCTCACAATCCTCCCTGTCAGACTCCCTGTCCCTTTACAGCCTCTGAGAAAGGAAAAATGA
- the LOC142823363 gene encoding uncharacterized protein LOC142823363 produces MGCMSVVPGCSHSLKGQAPHSHLLQRRSQSTQLLCCSMSQPQDRPGPSREPSGDPAKGSKRRAPSWSGPEIKSLLELWGEEEALQALKSRRRNADIYGRVAEALAQKGHYPRTQDQVRSKVKELHQGYVKAREESSRSGAAPHYCPYYPELNQILGGSGEARTPRRFVQSGLADPVVDAPEQDSEQSGDGDMVPEEEDSEETATLTLEPVTQTPEASQASSGTGEEAAAGPAVEEGRSTPAPPPSPSRGHGRRRHRCVYADILRQHVEAVQELNSILRERAEAEDRWRDRLMDELVL; encoded by the exons atgggttgcatgtctgtggttcctggctgcagccattccttaaagggacaggcacctcacagccacttgttgcagagaaggagccagagcacacagctactttgctgcagcatgtcccagccccaagaccgtcctggcccttccagagagccttctggggacccagccaagggctccaaacgccgggcaccatcctggtctggcccagagatcaagagcctgctggagctctggggagaggaggaggccttacaggccctcaaaagccggcggcgaaacgcagatatttatggccgcgtggctgaagccctggcccagaagggccactacccccgcacccaggaccaggtgcgctccaaagtaaaagagctgcaccaggggtacgtcaaagccagggaggagagctcccgttctggggcagccccccactactgcccctactaccccgagctgaaccagatcctgggtggcagtggagaagcacgcacaccacggcggttcgtacagtctggattggcagaccccgtggtggacgctcccgagcaggactcagagcagtctggagacggggacatggtcccagaggaggaggacagtgaggagacggcgaccctcaccctggagccagtcacccagaccccagaggcctcccaggcgtcatctggcacaggagaggaagcagcag ccggaccagccgtggaagagggccgcagcaccccagccccacctccatctccatctcggggacatgggagacGCAGACACAGGtgtgtctatgcggacatcctcaggcagcacgtggaggccgtgcaggagctcaactccatcctgcgagagagggcggaggcagaggatcgctggcgtgaccggctcatggacgagctggtcctgtag